In one window of Campylobacter sp. DNA:
- a CDS encoding NADH-quinone oxidoreductase subunit M, which yields MEYFLSLVIFFPAVAAVLGFLIDEASIKTYAVTMSFIEFVLSLVLWILYEPVDGIAFSVLHPFISEYGINYFIGVDGISLFLVILSTLVTFLALLSLSIKERAKNLIICILFLEMTMVGVFVALDAILFYIFWELSLIPMLYIIGAWGSGKRIYAAVKFFIYTFLGSMFLLVGLVAMSYFYHEATGEYSFNILNWQSLSLPLSTQIPLFLAFSVAFAIKTPCFPFHTWLQYAHGQAPTIGSVLLAAVLLKMGTYGFVRFSLPLFPDASVYFSGMMCAVAIVMIIYASFIAFAQKDIKQVIAYSSIAHMGVIMLGIFSMSREGMSGAVFLMISHGIVSGGLFMLVGFLYDRRHTKLFSEFGGLARVMPLYAFCFCVVLLGSIGLPLTIGFVGEFLSLAGIFKISFSYALLGGLGIIMGAIYSMNLYKKTFFGALVHEENKKLRDLNRTELCSIVPICVLVVVLGVAPNLMLKSIEPSVTQSLELMFNKASQTATRAYMEKANFKVRSDAK from the coding sequence ATGGAATACTTTTTAAGTTTGGTTATATTTTTTCCGGCGGTAGCTGCGGTTTTAGGCTTTTTGATCGACGAAGCGAGCATTAAGACCTACGCCGTTACGATGAGCTTTATAGAGTTCGTGCTTTCGCTCGTTTTGTGGATACTCTACGAGCCGGTGGACGGCATCGCGTTTAGCGTGCTGCACCCTTTCATAAGCGAATACGGCATCAACTACTTCATCGGAGTGGACGGAATTTCGCTGTTTTTAGTGATCCTAAGCACGCTGGTTACATTTTTGGCGCTGCTTAGTCTAAGCATTAAAGAGCGCGCCAAAAATTTAATCATCTGCATTTTGTTTTTAGAGATGACGATGGTGGGCGTTTTCGTGGCGCTGGATGCGATTTTGTTTTACATCTTTTGGGAGCTTTCGCTAATTCCTATGCTCTACATCATCGGCGCGTGGGGCAGCGGCAAGAGAATTTACGCCGCGGTGAAATTTTTCATCTACACCTTCCTCGGTTCGATGTTTCTACTCGTAGGACTCGTAGCGATGAGCTATTTCTATCACGAGGCTACGGGCGAGTATAGCTTTAATATCCTAAACTGGCAGAGCCTATCGCTGCCGCTTAGTACGCAAATTCCTCTATTTTTGGCATTTTCGGTCGCTTTTGCGATCAAGACGCCTTGCTTTCCTTTTCATACCTGGCTTCAGTACGCGCACGGGCAGGCCCCTACGATAGGCTCGGTTCTGCTTGCCGCGGTGCTTCTTAAGATGGGTACCTACGGCTTCGTGCGATTTTCGCTACCGCTATTTCCCGACGCGAGCGTCTATTTTAGCGGGATGATGTGCGCCGTAGCGATCGTTATGATCATCTATGCAAGCTTTATCGCCTTTGCGCAAAAGGATATCAAACAGGTTATCGCTTATAGCTCGATCGCGCATATGGGCGTCATAATGCTTGGAATTTTTTCAATGAGCCGCGAAGGAATGAGTGGCGCGGTATTTTTGATGATAAGCCACGGTATCGTGAGCGGCGGGCTTTTTATGCTCGTAGGCTTTTTATACGACCGCAGGCACACGAAGCTTTTTAGCGAATTCGGCGGGCTTGCGCGGGTGATGCCGCTTTATGCGTTTTGTTTTTGCGTCGTGCTGCTAGGCTCGATAGGCCTTCCGCTTACCATCGGCTTCGTGGGAGAATTCCTAAGTCTTGCGGGGATTTTTAAGATCAGCTTTAGCTATGCGCTTTTGGGCGGACTCGGCATCATAATGGGCGCGATCTATTCGATGAATCTTTATAAAAAGACCTTCTTCGGCGCGCTCGTGCATGAGGAGAATAAAAAGCTACGCGATCTAAACAGAACCGAGCTTTGCTCTATCGTCCCGATCTGCGTGCTGGTCGTAGTGCTCGGCGTCGCGCCGAATCTGATGTTAAAGAGCATCGAGCCCAGCGTGACGCAAAGCCTTGAGTTGATGTTTAACAAAGCCTCTCAAACCGCGACTCGCGCCTATATGGAAAAAGCAAATTTTAAGGTAAGAAGCGATGCAAAATAA
- the nuoL gene encoding NADH-quinone oxidoreductase subunit L, with protein MLDTVFVWLLIALFAPLASAIFAGVFIRAKDKMFIGVVCSALVILSTIASLALMELVSDNRLISVSLADFISTGFLDAKFSFLIDSVSSVMMVVVGIVSSVVHVYSIYYMWDDENFAKFFSFMGLFVFSMLVLVTSDNFLGLFIGWEGVGLCSWLLIGFWYDRSNYSWCANEAFIMNRIADLGMLLGIFLIYLNFGSLRYEVVFANAASLEPEILTLIAALLFIGAMGKSAQFPFHTWLADAMAGPTPVSALIHAATMVTAGVYLVIRANAIFALAPEVSGFIVCLGAFVAVFAASMALVHNDLKKIIAYSTLSQLGYMFVAAGLGAYWIALFHLATHAFFKALLFLGAGNVMHAMKDDLNIQNMGGLYKFMRPTAILMCIGSLALCGFYPFAGFFSKDKILEAAWSADAYFIWALLFAGAAMTTFYSVRLIMLVFFGKQKFTHHPHEAKGFALIAMGVLAVPAVIAGFFEHDFAEFVLSILPGFKASIPHGVEVILIAITLAMISAVAIGTIWTYGKGKFSQNLKNCKFYKILIAQYFVPQIYERVIVRGYAKLSEICAKCDGAIIDASVDLIARIAVKGGEGADRASNSGDLSANLRWMVLGSFILLILAFAL; from the coding sequence ATGCTTGATACCGTTTTTGTATGGCTCTTAATCGCCCTTTTCGCACCGCTTGCCTCGGCGATCTTCGCAGGCGTTTTCATTCGCGCCAAAGATAAGATGTTTATTGGCGTAGTCTGCTCGGCGCTGGTGATTTTAAGCACTATCGCGTCGCTTGCTTTGATGGAGCTCGTCTCTGACAACCGCCTAATCAGCGTAAGCTTAGCCGATTTCATAAGCACCGGATTTTTGGACGCAAAATTTAGCTTTCTCATAGATAGCGTAAGTTCGGTAATGATGGTGGTCGTAGGCATCGTTTCCAGCGTCGTGCACGTGTATTCGATCTACTATATGTGGGATGACGAAAACTTCGCTAAATTTTTCAGCTTCATGGGGCTTTTCGTTTTTTCGATGCTGGTTTTGGTAACGAGCGATAATTTTTTAGGACTTTTTATCGGCTGGGAGGGGGTCGGACTCTGCTCGTGGCTGCTAATAGGCTTTTGGTATGATAGGAGCAATTACAGCTGGTGCGCCAACGAGGCTTTCATAATGAACCGCATCGCAGACCTTGGGATGTTGCTTGGAATTTTTCTGATCTATTTAAATTTCGGCTCGTTGCGCTACGAGGTGGTATTTGCGAACGCAGCGAGCTTGGAGCCTGAAATTTTAACTCTGATCGCCGCACTTTTATTTATCGGTGCGATGGGCAAGAGCGCGCAGTTTCCGTTCCATACCTGGCTTGCCGACGCGATGGCAGGTCCGACGCCCGTGTCCGCGCTTATTCACGCAGCGACGATGGTTACGGCAGGCGTTTATCTGGTAATCCGCGCAAACGCGATTTTCGCGCTCGCGCCCGAAGTAAGCGGCTTTATCGTCTGCTTGGGCGCTTTTGTGGCGGTCTTTGCGGCGTCGATGGCGCTGGTTCATAACGATCTTAAAAAAATCATCGCCTACTCCACGCTTTCGCAGCTTGGCTATATGTTCGTAGCCGCAGGGCTCGGGGCGTATTGGATTGCGCTATTTCATCTGGCGACGCATGCGTTTTTCAAAGCGCTTCTATTTTTGGGCGCGGGCAACGTAATGCACGCGATGAAGGATGATCTAAATATCCAAAATATGGGCGGATTATATAAATTTATGCGGCCTACGGCGATTTTGATGTGCATAGGCTCGCTCGCGCTTTGCGGATTTTATCCGTTCGCGGGCTTTTTCTCAAAAGATAAAATTTTGGAAGCGGCGTGGAGCGCGGACGCGTATTTTATCTGGGCGCTGCTGTTTGCGGGCGCTGCGATGACGACGTTTTACAGCGTGCGTCTGATAATGCTCGTGTTTTTCGGCAAGCAAAAATTTACCCACCATCCACACGAGGCGAAAGGCTTTGCCCTCATCGCGATGGGCGTATTAGCCGTGCCTGCGGTGATCGCGGGCTTTTTCGAGCACGATTTTGCTGAGTTCGTGCTTAGCATACTGCCGGGCTTTAAAGCTTCGATCCCGCACGGCGTGGAGGTAATTTTGATCGCCATAACGCTAGCGATGATAAGCGCGGTGGCGATCGGCACGATTTGGACATACGGCAAGGGCAAATTTAGCCAAAATTTAAAGAACTGCAAATTTTATAAAATTTTGATCGCGCAGTATTTTGTCCCGCAAATTTACGAGCGCGTGATCGTGCGCGGATACGCTAAGCTTAGCGAGATCTGCGCTAAATGCGACGGCGCGATCATAGACGCCAGCGTTGATCTGATCGCTCGCATCGCGGTAAAAGGCGGTGAAGGAGCGGATCGCGCAAGCAATAGCGGAGATTTGAGCGCAAATTTAAGGTGGATGGTTTTGGGATCTTTCATTTTGCTGATTTTGGCGTTTGCGCTGTGA
- the nuoK gene encoding NADH-quinone oxidoreductase subunit NuoK, which produces MGLNHYLIVAAMMFGLGLAGMMKRRNLIMLFFSSEILLNAANLALVAVAKFYDNINGEIFALFIVAIAASEMAVGLGLLILWYKKTGSIELDSFVNFKNPSKDGPDA; this is translated from the coding sequence ATGGGTCTAAATCACTATCTGATCGTCGCTGCGATGATGTTTGGGCTCGGGCTTGCGGGTATGATGAAGCGACGGAATTTAATAATGCTCTTTTTTTCGAGCGAAATTTTATTAAACGCCGCAAATTTGGCCCTCGTCGCCGTGGCGAAATTTTACGACAACATAAACGGCGAAATTTTTGCGCTTTTCATCGTAGCGATCGCCGCGAGCGAGATGGCCGTGGGGCTTGGGCTGCTCATCTTGTGGTATAAGAAAACGGGCAGCATCGAACTTGACAGTTTCGTAAATTTTAAAAATCCTTCTAAGGATGGGCCGGATGCTTGA
- a CDS encoding NADH-quinone oxidoreductase subunit J codes for MIQTLAFYFFSAVCLALFGISVFSKNVLYALSALAGGMVFMSGFFFLLDAEFLGVVQIIVYTGAVIVLYGFALMFLGADKNVSEPKKGARLFFALSGVIAFLLVIIVLGAVVANNVETLKILNTDDTEALGMIIFTKYLAIFELAAVMLLVAMICAIVLAHKQMDASLTYEESEG; via the coding sequence ATGATACAAACGCTTGCATTTTATTTTTTCAGCGCGGTTTGCCTGGCGCTTTTCGGTATCAGCGTTTTTAGCAAAAACGTCCTTTACGCCCTTAGCGCGCTGGCCGGCGGCATGGTTTTTATGAGCGGATTTTTCTTCTTGCTGGATGCGGAGTTTTTAGGCGTGGTGCAGATCATAGTTTACACGGGCGCCGTGATCGTGCTTTACGGCTTCGCGCTGATGTTTTTGGGTGCGGATAAAAACGTAAGCGAGCCGAAAAAGGGCGCAAGGCTATTTTTCGCACTTAGCGGCGTGATTGCATTTTTGCTCGTGATTATCGTGCTCGGCGCGGTGGTTGCGAACAACGTAGAAACGCTTAAAATTTTAAACACCGACGATACCGAGGCGCTTGGGATGATTATCTTTACAAAATATCTGGCGATTTTCGAGCTTGCCGCCGTGATGCTGCTCGTGGCGATGATCTGCGCTATCGTGCTTGCACATAAGCAGATGGACGCGAGTCTGACATACGAAGAGAGCGAGGGGTAA
- the nuoH gene encoding NADH-quinone oxidoreductase subunit NuoH: MSDSAFYFVATVLKALVILAVIALLSGLATYAERKVLAFMQRRIGPSMVGPVGLLQVGADMIKLFTKEDAIPARANKLLFKIAPIISATGAFVALSVVPLLPEFTIGGRTIQPILSDINVGILFLLGASGTCVYGLLIGGLASYNKWGTIGAFRAFLQITCFEVINGLSLIPIVMITGSLSLIDIVSAQSGGIDKWFIWKEPVCFALFLIAAFVECNRTPLCLTENETEIVAGAGTAYSGMRWGMFFIGEYANIITYSVVTTLLFLGGFNAFWFIPGGIMMVLKSSLVFFCFLWARAAWPHLRPDQLMGLCWKVCMPLALACVLITALAIV; this comes from the coding sequence ATGAGCGATAGTGCATTTTATTTCGTAGCCACCGTCTTAAAGGCGCTCGTGATTTTAGCCGTCATCGCGCTGCTCTCGGGGCTTGCGACCTATGCCGAGCGCAAGGTACTTGCCTTTATGCAGCGCAGGATCGGGCCCTCTATGGTCGGGCCTGTTGGGCTTTTGCAGGTGGGTGCGGATATGATAAAGCTTTTTACCAAAGAGGACGCGATCCCTGCGCGGGCAAATAAGCTTCTTTTTAAAATCGCACCGATAATCTCGGCTACGGGAGCTTTCGTGGCGCTTTCGGTAGTGCCGCTGCTGCCGGAGTTTACTATCGGCGGGCGGACTATACAGCCGATTTTAAGCGATATAAATGTGGGAATTTTATTCCTACTCGGGGCTAGCGGCACCTGCGTTTACGGACTGCTGATCGGAGGGCTTGCGAGCTACAATAAATGGGGCACTATAGGCGCGTTTCGCGCGTTTTTGCAGATCACCTGCTTTGAGGTGATAAACGGGCTTAGCCTAATCCCTATCGTGATGATCACGGGCTCGCTCTCGCTCATCGACATCGTAAGCGCGCAAAGCGGCGGCATTGATAAGTGGTTTATCTGGAAAGAGCCCGTCTGCTTCGCGCTCTTTCTTATCGCAGCCTTTGTAGAGTGCAACCGCACGCCGCTATGCCTTACCGAAAACGAAACCGAGATCGTAGCGGGCGCGGGTACGGCGTATTCGGGAATGCGCTGGGGTATGTTTTTTATCGGCGAGTACGCCAATATCATAACCTACTCAGTTGTTACGACGCTGCTGTTTTTGGGCGGATTTAACGCGTTTTGGTTTATCCCCGGCGGCATTATGATGGTATTAAAATCAAGCCTCGTGTTTTTCTGCTTCCTATGGGCGCGCGCGGCGTGGCCGCATCTGCGCCCCGATCAGCTGATGGGGCTTTGCTGGAAAGTCTGCATGCCGCTAGCTCTTGCTTGCGTGCTAATTACGGCGCTAGCGATCGTTTAA
- a CDS encoding NADH-quinone oxidoreductase subunit G, translating to MAKITIDGKACECDEGEYILQVARRCGVFIPALCYLSGGTPTLACRLCMVEADGKRVYSCNAKAKDGMVIYSRSPEIDAEREAITQVYCINHPMACGVCDQSGECELQNLAHLMRTNAQSYAIRDTAREVQDWGYLSYDPSLCIVCERCITAAKDRLGVDAFKLVPRGGDAPSKEQKDAMPKDAYAVWNKLQKSLIARVNDEDDCVNYGESAAVCPTGALVESAFKYVSNAWELRQIPASNPHSSDCELLYYEVKRRGIGDARERIYRVSSDINFSVLHAGARFGWDFSNERASKNDAVFNRIVRGIEDGEIKNIKFNSFITNEEARILELLRQKFKLALINDEALAYQKFLREFSKLSGTKFYNADSHAIKNSDFIVVCGTFLRSDAPNLGYAVNSACKLNKASGIYFHPFCDEGIKGFGKNFIYQPHAAGLEAQILLWILQKFGRNLPEWLDAKLAAEFKISRAAAKEDLYEKSADSQNLENSTEANGAGNVASASGAENSASTDGTENPTKNSAQNSENPAESKISNFAAALRMDEQKVDELLAKKESFSLIIGEDFIRTPNSATLARLAGLVQRYTPLKVLVVPPRTNSLGVALICELSAQMSAGETLGYNEAGDISFGVLEADLDAPSLVQQEGTFTNYDKRVVPTNAALDYGGYELNDIACALGVCAEHAISYTSNLGADFEQVKFDDLENFYDNGGANHRGYELRNEEFATSEEEFEISPSAPIRAGEGEILIYEANPLHQFNKFSGASSGLGEAGALYLSSGIAESLGVSAGDVVKIYKADGASNDEKTSGAGKTSAANDKSGAAHAKKTDRASAAHKAGGAGNENSESGENRLVSLKREIVASVKIDPGFSGAYLPYFDEKLRGEIFFKTSRYAIVKIEKISNSKGEGR from the coding sequence ATGGCAAAGATCACAATCGACGGTAAAGCTTGCGAGTGCGACGAGGGCGAGTATATCTTGCAGGTCGCGCGTCGCTGCGGCGTTTTTATCCCAGCGCTTTGTTATCTAAGCGGCGGTACGCCGACGCTCGCATGCAGGCTTTGTATGGTCGAAGCGGACGGCAAGCGCGTCTATAGCTGCAACGCCAAAGCCAAAGACGGCATGGTCATCTACAGCCGCAGCCCCGAGATCGACGCCGAGCGCGAGGCGATTACGCAGGTTTATTGCATCAACCATCCGATGGCGTGCGGGGTTTGCGATCAAAGCGGCGAGTGCGAGCTTCAAAATTTAGCCCATCTGATGCGCACAAATGCCCAAAGCTATGCTATCCGCGATACAGCGCGCGAGGTGCAGGATTGGGGATATTTGAGCTACGATCCTAGCCTTTGCATCGTTTGCGAGCGCTGTATCACCGCCGCGAAAGACCGCTTGGGCGTAGATGCGTTTAAGCTCGTTCCGCGCGGCGGAGACGCGCCGAGTAAGGAGCAAAAGGACGCGATGCCAAAAGACGCCTACGCCGTGTGGAACAAGCTGCAAAAAAGCCTAATCGCGCGGGTTAACGATGAGGATGATTGCGTAAACTACGGCGAGAGCGCGGCGGTCTGCCCGACTGGGGCTCTGGTAGAGAGCGCGTTTAAATATGTTTCAAACGCCTGGGAGCTGCGCCAAATCCCCGCTTCCAATCCGCACAGCAGCGACTGCGAGCTGCTTTATTACGAGGTCAAGCGCCGCGGTATAGGCGACGCACGTGAAAGAATTTATCGCGTTAGTAGCGACATAAATTTTAGCGTTCTGCATGCAGGAGCGCGCTTCGGCTGGGATTTTTCAAACGAACGGGCGAGCAAAAACGATGCGGTTTTTAACCGCATCGTGCGCGGCATCGAGGACGGCGAGATCAAAAATATTAAATTTAATAGCTTCATCACCAATGAGGAAGCTCGGATTTTAGAGCTTTTGCGTCAAAAATTTAAACTCGCTTTGATCAACGACGAAGCGCTTGCCTATCAAAAATTCCTGCGCGAATTTTCAAAGCTTAGCGGCACGAAATTTTATAATGCGGATTCGCATGCGATTAAAAATAGCGATTTCATCGTCGTTTGCGGCACATTTTTGCGAAGCGACGCTCCAAATCTGGGCTATGCGGTAAATAGCGCCTGCAAGCTAAATAAGGCAAGCGGGATCTATTTTCATCCGTTTTGCGACGAGGGCATTAAGGGCTTTGGCAAAAATTTTATCTATCAGCCGCACGCTGCGGGGTTGGAGGCGCAGATCCTGCTTTGGATCTTGCAGAAATTCGGACGCAATCTGCCTGAGTGGCTGGATGCGAAACTCGCGGCGGAATTTAAAATTTCGCGCGCAGCGGCGAAGGAAGATTTATACGAGAAATCCGCAGATTCGCAAAATCTTGAGAATTCTACGGAGGCAAATGGCGCTGGGAACGTTGCGAGTGCGAGCGGTGCCGAAAATTCCGCAAGCACGGACGGCACTGAAAATCCCACAAAAAATTCCGCGCAGAATTCTGAGAATCCCGCGGAAAGTAAAATTTCAAATTTTGCCGCAGCACTCAGGATGGACGAGCAGAAAGTGGATGAGCTTTTGGCTAAAAAGGAAAGTTTTTCGCTTATCATCGGCGAGGATTTTATCCGCACGCCAAATAGCGCCACGCTCGCGCGCCTAGCGGGTTTGGTGCAGCGCTACACGCCGCTAAAAGTGCTAGTGGTGCCGCCGCGCACGAACAGCCTTGGCGTCGCGCTCATCTGTGAGCTTAGTGCGCAAATGAGCGCGGGTGAGACGCTAGGCTACAACGAAGCGGGCGATATAAGCTTTGGCGTGCTGGAAGCCGATCTGGACGCACCTAGCTTGGTGCAGCAGGAGGGCACATTCACGAACTACGACAAGCGCGTAGTGCCTACGAATGCGGCGCTTGATTATGGCGGATATGAGCTAAACGACATCGCCTGTGCGCTGGGAGTTTGCGCGGAACACGCGATCAGCTATACGTCAAACTTGGGCGCAGATTTTGAGCAGGTTAAATTTGACGATTTAGAAAATTTTTACGACAACGGCGGCGCAAACCACCGCGGATATGAGCTGCGAAATGAGGAGTTTGCCACTAGCGAGGAGGAGTTTGAAATTTCGCCTTCCGCGCCGATTAGAGCAGGCGAGGGCGAAATTTTAATCTATGAGGCAAATCCGCTGCATCAATTCAATAAATTTAGCGGCGCAAGCAGCGGACTGGGCGAAGCGGGCGCACTATATCTAAGCTCTGGCATCGCCGAAAGCTTGGGCGTGAGCGCGGGCGACGTCGTTAAAATTTACAAAGCAGACGGCGCGAGCAATGATGAAAAAACTAGCGGCGCAGGCAAAACTAGTGCCGCTAATGATAAAAGCGGTGCTGCTCATGCGAAAAAAACGGATCGCGCAAGTGCCGCGCATAAAGCCGGCGGTGCCGGTAATGAAAATAGCGAAAGCGGCGAAAACAGGCTCGTAAGCTTAAAGCGCGAAATCGTCGCTAGCGTAAAGATCGATCCAGGCTTTAGCGGCGCGTATCTGCCGTATTTTGACGAGAAACTGCGCGGCGAGATATTTTTCAAAACTTCGCGCTACGCCATTGTAAAAATCGAGAAAATTTCAAATTCCAAAGGAGAGGGCAGATGA
- a CDS encoding NADH-ubiquinone oxidoreductase subunit E family protein produces MKRYDLRHLGDKFLNRMGEILKNSARGETMIFMFEMGDFSAVQKSADLVEGLNSTLLSSIRYNQVDWMVVAKKGRG; encoded by the coding sequence ATGAAACGCTACGATTTGAGACATCTGGGCGATAAATTTTTAAACCGCATGGGCGAAATTTTAAAAAATTCCGCTCGCGGCGAGACGATGATCTTTATGTTTGAGATGGGCGATTTCAGCGCGGTTCAAAAGAGCGCCGATCTGGTGGAGGGGCTAAATTCCACGCTTTTAAGCTCGATACGCTATAACCAAGTCGATTGGATGGTCGTCGCCAAAAAGGGAAGAGGATGA
- the nuoD gene encoding NADH dehydrogenase (quinone) subunit D, whose amino-acid sequence MQNPSKLRPFFENIEYERDGANMILNFGPQHPSAHGQLKLVLELDGERIVRARPGVGYMHRGIEKMAENMIYAEFVPVTDRIDYVASGSNNYGFCAAVEKLCGIEVPRRAQIIRTILLELNRISSHLLFLGTHALDIGAMTVFLYCFRSREFVLDLIEKYCGARLTHNNIKIGGVFLDLPAGWIEEMLKFCDEFPSDIKELEDMLDTNRIWLMRTEGVGVISHEAALSCGCSGVTLRASGHAWDIRKEEPYLIYDELDFDVPYASEGDCYARYKCYMAEMRESLKILRQCAKHYPLSDPQILAIDPAYVNPSKEQIMTQNYSLMQHFVLVTQGLRPPVGEIYAASESPKGELGFYIRSMGESRPYRLKIRTPSFWHCAVYEEILPGQYLADAAAIIGSTNIILGEVDR is encoded by the coding sequence ATGCAAAATCCAAGCAAGCTAAGACCGTTTTTCGAAAACATCGAGTACGAGCGCGATGGCGCGAATATGATCTTAAATTTCGGTCCGCAGCATCCAAGCGCGCACGGCCAGCTAAAGCTCGTGCTGGAGCTTGACGGCGAGCGCATCGTGCGAGCGCGTCCGGGCGTGGGCTATATGCACCGAGGCATCGAAAAGATGGCCGAAAATATGATCTACGCGGAGTTCGTCCCCGTAACCGACCGCATCGATTACGTCGCATCGGGCTCGAACAACTACGGCTTTTGCGCCGCGGTCGAGAAGCTTTGCGGCATCGAAGTGCCGCGCCGCGCGCAGATCATCCGCACAATCTTGCTTGAGCTTAATCGCATCAGCTCGCACCTTCTGTTTTTGGGGACGCACGCGCTTGATATCGGTGCGATGACGGTATTTCTCTACTGTTTTCGCTCGCGCGAGTTCGTACTCGATCTGATCGAGAAATACTGCGGCGCGCGCCTTACGCACAATAATATCAAAATCGGCGGCGTATTTTTGGACCTGCCTGCGGGCTGGATAGAGGAGATGTTGAAATTTTGCGACGAATTTCCAAGCGATATTAAAGAGCTTGAAGATATGCTCGATACCAATAGAATTTGGCTGATGCGAACCGAAGGTGTGGGCGTGATCTCGCACGAAGCGGCTCTTAGCTGCGGCTGTAGCGGAGTAACGCTGCGCGCTAGCGGGCATGCGTGGGATATCCGAAAAGAAGAGCCCTATCTCATCTACGACGAGCTTGATTTCGACGTACCGTATGCGAGCGAGGGCGATTGCTACGCGCGCTATAAGTGTTATATGGCGGAGATGCGCGAGAGCCTTAAAATTTTGCGCCAGTGTGCGAAGCACTATCCGCTAAGCGATCCGCAAATTTTAGCGATCGATCCCGCTTACGTAAATCCGAGCAAAGAGCAGATCATGACGCAAAACTACTCGCTGATGCAGCATTTCGTGCTGGTTACGCAGGGTTTGCGCCCGCCCGTGGGCGAAATTTACGCCGCGAGCGAGAGTCCTAAGGGCGAGCTTGGATTTTATATCCGCTCGATGGGCGAAAGCCGCCCGTATCGCCTTAAGATCCGCACGCCGAGCTTTTGGCATTGCGCGGTCTATGAGGAAATTTTACCCGGGCAGTATCTTGCCGACGCCGCGGCGATCATCGGCAGCACGAATATCATTTTAGGCGAGGTGGATCGATGA
- a CDS encoding NADH-quinone oxidoreductase subunit C — protein sequence MRKFNPKGNQSKKNYYKDRFFIPEETPKSSANESDFKDDLDALEGVQILNSYVEFNTLVLYVEPAQNLAALRALKSAGYEILCELSGVDFTEARGGIEVFYQLLDIKRARRARLKCFVPNESFLQSAAGIYKSANWAERELYDMMGVWIEAHPNLARLIMPDDWFGHPLLKSYPLQGDEFAKWYEVDKIFGVGARERIGEENRNSAFVDEKDTFNFTRLYHESGYGEPRLQEKILQEYQEEGGVRFVKRAKRGIYKIITKRK from the coding sequence ATGAGAAAATTTAATCCCAAAGGGAATCAGAGTAAAAAAAATTACTACAAAGACAGATTTTTCATCCCCGAGGAGACGCCGAAATCCAGCGCAAACGAGAGCGATTTCAAAGACGATCTGGACGCGCTTGAAGGCGTTCAAATTTTAAACTCATACGTAGAATTTAACACTCTCGTACTCTACGTGGAGCCTGCGCAAAATTTAGCGGCGTTGCGTGCGCTTAAGAGCGCCGGATATGAAATTTTATGCGAGCTAAGCGGCGTGGATTTTACCGAGGCTCGCGGCGGCATTGAGGTTTTTTATCAGCTTTTGGATATCAAAAGAGCGCGCCGCGCGCGGCTAAAGTGCTTCGTGCCGAACGAGAGCTTTTTGCAAAGCGCTGCGGGCATCTACAAAAGCGCGAACTGGGCGGAGCGCGAGCTATACGATATGATGGGCGTTTGGATAGAGGCTCATCCGAACCTGGCGCGCCTAATAATGCCCGATGATTGGTTCGGACACCCGCTTTTAAAGTCCTATCCGTTGCAAGGAGACGAGTTTGCCAAGTGGTACGAGGTGGATAAAATTTTTGGGGTCGGCGCGCGCGAGCGGATCGGCGAAGAAAACCGAAATTCCGCATTCGTAGATGAAAAGGATACCTTTAACTTTACGCGGCTCTATCACGAGAGCGGTTACGGCGAGCCGCGGCTGCAAGAAAAAATTTTACAAGAATATCAGGAAGAGGGCGGCGTGCGCTTCGTAAAACGCGCTAAACGCGGAATTTACAAGATCATCACAAAGAGAAAATAA
- a CDS encoding NADH-quinone oxidoreductase subunit B family protein, translating to MAEHKINYARENGLPVVLTTVDKLIAWGRSNSLWAMTYGLACCAIEMMAAGAGRFDFDRFGTIFRASVKQSEVMIIAGTLSKKHAEFTRRLYDAMPEPKWVISMGSCANTGGMFNTYATVQGCDRIVPVDIYLPGCAPRPETLQFAMMVLQKKIRSQTPRRAQKAKRLI from the coding sequence TTGGCAGAGCATAAGATAAACTACGCGCGCGAAAACGGGCTTCCCGTAGTTCTCACCACCGTCGATAAGCTGATCGCGTGGGGCAGGAGTAACTCTTTGTGGGCGATGACGTACGGGCTTGCGTGCTGTGCGATCGAGATGATGGCCGCGGGCGCGGGCAGATTTGACTTTGACCGCTTCGGCACGATATTTCGCGCAAGCGTAAAGCAGTCGGAGGTGATGATAATCGCAGGCACGCTTAGTAAAAAGCACGCCGAGTTTACGCGCCGCTTATACGACGCGATGCCCGAGCCCAAATGGGTCATCAGCATGGGCAGCTGCGCCAATACCGGAGGGATGTTTAATACCTACGCTACGGTGCAGGGCTGCGACCGCATAGTGCCCGTGGATATCTATCTGCCCGGCTGCGCGCCGCGCCCCGAGACGCTACAGTTTGCGATGATGGTGCTGCAAAAAAAGATCCGCTCTCAAACCCCGCGCCGCGCGCAGAAAGCAAAAAGGCTGATCTGA